Proteins encoded in a region of the Vicia villosa cultivar HV-30 ecotype Madison, WI linkage group LG5, Vvil1.0, whole genome shotgun sequence genome:
- the LOC131601970 gene encoding probable histone H2B.1: MAPKGEKKPAEKKPVEEKKSTVAEKTPAEKKPKAGKKLPKDGGAAAGDKKKKRNKKSVETYKIYIFKVLKQVHPDIGISSKAMGIMNSFINDIFEKLAAESSRLARYNKKPTITSREIQTAVRLVLPGELAKHAVSEGTKAVTKFTSS, translated from the coding sequence ATGGCACCAAAAGGAGAGAAGAAGCCAGCTGAGAAGAAGCCTGTAGAGGAGAAGAAGTCCACCGTAGCTGAGAAGACTCCTGCTGAGAAGAAGCCAAAGGCTGGAAAGAAGCTCCCTAAGGATGGTGGTGCTGCCGCCGgtgacaagaagaagaagagaaacaagAAGAGCGTAGAGACATACAAGATCTACATCTTCAAGGTTCTGAAACAAGTTCATCCAGACATCGGTATCTCAAGCAAGGCCATGGGTATCATGAACAGTTTCATCAACGACATCTTCGAGAAGCTTGCTGCTGAATCATCAAGACTTgcaaggtacaacaagaagccaACAATCACTTCAAGGGAAATTCAGACTGCTGTCAGGCTTGTTCTTCCCGGAGAATTGGCCAAGCATGCTGTTTCTGAGGGTACCAAAGCTGTGACTAAGTTCACAAGCTCTTAA